A single Brienomyrus brachyistius isolate T26 chromosome 11, BBRACH_0.4, whole genome shotgun sequence DNA region contains:
- the eif3m gene encoding eukaryotic translation initiation factor 3 subunit M: MSVPAFIDITEEDQASELRAYLKSKGAEISEENSEGGLHVDLAQIIEACDVCLKDDDKDVESVMNSIVSLLLILEPDKQEALIESLCEKLVKFREGERPSLRMQLLSNLFYGMDENTPVRYTVYCGLIKVAATCNAIAFIPTELDQVRKWITDWNLNTEKKHTLLRMVYEALVDCKKSEAAAKVMVELLGSYTEDNASQARVDAHRCIVRALKDPNTFLFDHLLVLKPVRFLEGELIHDLLTIFVSAKLAAYVKFYQNNKDFIDSLGLSHDQNMAKMRLLTFMGMAVEFKEISFDTMQQELQIGADDVEAFVIDAVRIKMVYCKIDQTQRKVVVSHSTHRTFGKQQWQQLYDTLSSWKQNLATVKTSLQALSTTT, translated from the exons ATGAGCGTCCCGGCATTCATCGACATAACCGAGGAGGACCAG GCCTCAGAGCTCAGAGCATACCTCAAATCAAAAGGGGCTGAAATTTCGGAAGAGAACTCAGAAGGTGGACTTCATGTGGATTTGGCTCAGATCATCGAGGCCTGTGATGTTTGCCTCAAAGATGATGACAAAG ATGTGGAGAGTGTAATGAACAGCATTGTGTCTCTGTTGCTGATCCTGGAACCAGACAAGCAGGAGGCGCTGATTGAGAGCTTGTGTGAGAAGCTGGTTAAGTTCAGAGAGGGGGAGCGGCCCTCACTGAGGATGCAGTT GTTGAGCAACCTCTTCTATGGCATGGATGAGAACACCCCTGTGCGCTACACAGTGTACTGCGGCTTGATCAAGGTGGCTGCTACCTGCAATGCCATTGCGTTCATTCCCACAGAACTGGATCAG GTTCGGAAGTGGATAACAGACTGGAACTTGAACACTGAGAAAAAGCACACGCTCCTTAGAATGGTCTACGAGGCCTTGGTGGACTGCAAAAAAAG TGAAGCTGCAGCTAAAGTGATGGTGGAGCTCCTGGGTAGTTACACTGAGGACAATGCTTCCCAGGCGCGCGTCGATGCCCACAG GTGCATTGTCCGAGCTTTGAAAGACCCCAATACTTTCCTGTTCGATCACCTTCTGGTCCTGAAACCAGTGCGGTTCTTAGAAGGGGAGTTGATCCATGAT CTCTTGACCATCTTTGTGAGTGCAAAGCTTGCAGCATATGTGAAGTTCTACCAAAACAACAAGGATTTCATTGATTCCCTTG GTCTCTCACATGATCAGAACATGGCCAAAATGAGGCTGCTTACATTTATGGGAATGGCTGTCGAATTCAAGGAGATATCGTTTGACACGATGCAGCAAGAGCTGCAGATTGGTGCAGATGATGTGGAGGCATTTGTCATTGATG CTGTGCGCATTAAGATGGTGTATTGCAAAATTGACCAgacacagcgcaaagttgtggtGAG CCACAGCACACACCGCACCTTTGGGAAGCAGCAGTGGCAACAGCTCTATGACACCCTGAGCTCCTGGAAACAGAACTTGGCCACTGTCAAGACCAGCCTGCAGGCCCTCTCCACCACCACATAG